TCTATCTTTCTGTCGCTTAGAAGCAGCGCGTCGCCGCCTGTGATCAGGACATCGCGAATTTCCTTGTTTTCCCGGATATAGTCCAACGCAGCCATTAGATTCTGATGTGGCTTGTGTTGATCCACCTCGCCGATATTCCTGCGCCTCTGGCAATGGCGGCAGTACATGGCGCACTGGTTGGTAACGTTGATAATCAACCGGTCCGGATAGCGCCTGGTGACGCACGGCGCTGGGGAAGTGAATTCCTCGGCCATGGGATCGACATAACCGGTACTGTCCATCTCATCGATAGAAGGTACCGATTGCATGCGGATCGGGTCGTGGCTGCAGTCTCCTTCCATCAGCGAGGCATAGTAAGGTGATATTGCCCATCGATAACGCATCCCCACTCTTCTAATATGAGTGCACTGTTCATCATTAAAGCCAAATAGCCGGGCTAGCGTAAATACATCTTTGATCCGGTTGGCCATCTGCCAGCGCCAGTCATGCCAGTTTTCTTCGCTGGCGTCGAAATAACCGAGCTGCCTTTCCTTGTTAAAATTAATCATTTCCTGCATATCAAAACCGGTCTTTATTTCATCTTTTTTTTCCAGATAATCATTAATTCTCTTTTTTAAATCATCCGCCCGTTTAAGCGCAATAGCCTGTTTTTCTTCGTTCGTAAATTCGAATTTCTCAATAGAAGGTATGGACATCACAAGTATCTCCTTTCAAATTTTATTTGTAATGCAAGAAATAAAGTGCAGAAAACCCCCGGAGCATACGTCCGGGGGTTAAAAGAGGTCAAGCAAGTCAAAGGCTGGTTGTAGACCGCCTGTTTCCTCCCTTTCAACGCTTACGAAGTTAGCTGACGGATTCGGGCCGAAAGAGTAGCCCTACGATGCCGACAACACGTTGGAGTCTGGTCGAGCACCGATTCACCCCGTAAATTGGTTCCCCCGCTTCTTTTTATGAAGAATTAAGCGAATTAGGAGCAATATTAAATTCAAGATATACTGACAACAGACAACTTATATCATTCAATAAGGTTGCCTGTTGTCAGTATATCATAATAAATTTTCCAGGTCAATCTTATATTGACGTTCTTATATTGACGTTCTATTAATAATTAACCCCAGTGGTGCAATCAAGGCTGATATAATCACCATGGAACTATAAGAAATAGTTGCTGCTCCCCCAAAAAAATTATATTATTGCAGCTATTCCCCAAACTCCATACATGCCTCCCGGTCATAAGTTCCGAACCGGCATTGATACAATGAAGGAGTCTTAATAACTGTTAGACATGCTCTGAATTATACATACCCTCCTTTGTAAAAGCCAGGCGCCATCATAAATTTGGGAATCTTTTGTTTAATCAGGCGATTTGCTATATTGACCAAGTAATCTAACTATGATATCATAAAACAACCAACAACTTGATTATATTAATAAAGTTGTCTGTTATTGTGTGTCACGCTAACTATTTTTCCCCATTGCAAGTCAAAGTAAGGTGAAATTCATAAAATTTTAGAATGTAATCGGGATATCCCCTGGTTATTTAAAGCTTATATCAAGTCAAGGCAGAATAGGTTAGCAAAACAAGCTAAAGCCAGTTTGCCAAAGTCCCAGGGATATTCCTGGGTTTTATGTTTTAAGATGCAAGTTTAAGGAGGTGGACAAGAGGACCAGCTTATAGAAAAAAATTATTATGGGAGGCGAAATCATTTTATGATACGGAAAACCCTGTTACACGCGATTCTGGTGGCCATGCTGGTATTCGCCGTGGCCGGCTGCGGCGGATCTAAAGAAAGCGAAAATCCAACTACCGGCGAGCAGGTTAAAGAAACATTCAGTTGGTCCTGTTCCGGCCAATACCGCCCGTTTAACTATTATGACGAAGGCAATAACCTGACCGGCTTCGACGTGGAAATCGGCAAAGCCCTGGCTGAAAAAATGGGCCTGGAGCCAACACCTGTTACGGCGCCATGGGACAGCCTGATTAACGGACTGCAGGCCAAGCGGTATGACGCCATTCTAGGCAGTATGACTATAACCGAGGATAGAAAGCAACAGGTCGATTTCTCAGACCCCTATTACGTTTCCGGAGGCCAGCTCTTTGTCTATAAGGAATCTGGGATAAAAAGCGTAGCAGACCTAAAGAAAGATACCAAGATCGGCGTGCTCACCACGAGTACTTATGACGAAGAAGCAAGAAAATATTCACAAAATATTATTAACTACTCAAGTGACGAGACTGCTCTGCGTGACCTTGACGCCGGCCGCTTGCAGGCTGTCATCACCGACCGCTTTGTCGGCAAACTTGCCATAGATGAGACCGGACTGAAAAACATCGAAATGGTCGGAGACCTCCTGTTCGTGGAGGAAATCGGTATTGCCTTCCGCCAGGAGGATGACACTTTGAGGGAAAAAGTAAACAATGCCCTTAAGGAAATTAAGCAAGACGGTACTTATCTGGAAATCAGTAAAAAGTATTTTGATCAAGACATCAGTAAATAAAAGGTTAGACAACCTTTTATTCTTATATTGCCGGCATGCTATTCATACTAGAGGGAGGGGACACGCCCAGGCGGGTTCCCCTTCCCTAGAAAGTTGGGGGGTGTTGACTTGCATTTCTTATCCGATCTGATAACCTACGGACCGTTTTTTTTCAAGGCCATGCAGGTTACGGTACTGCTGACAGCCGCTTCAATAACTATAGGTATGGCCATCGGTCTGTTGTTTGCCCTCCTCAAAATTTCCAAGCGAAAATTATTTAACCGTATTGCGGATATTTATATAGGTTTAATCAGGGGTACACCTCTAATTGTACAGCTTTTCTTCGTTTATTTTGGCCTGGCTGAGATTGTGGACTTCGGCCAGTTTTGGTCGGCCTCAATTGCCCTGGCGGTTCACAGCGGCGCTTACATTGCGGAAATATTCCGGGCCGGCATACAGTCCATAGATCGCGGCCAGATGGAAGCGGCTCGCTCACTGGGTATGAGTTATCCGCTCGCCATGCGCCGGATCATCCTGCCTCAGGCATTTAAGCGCGTTATCCCACCACTTGGCAATCAGTTTATCATTGGGCTCAAAGACTCCTCTCTGGCAGCCTTTATCGCCATGGATGAACTATTTCACCTGGCACAGAGGTTTGCAGCTTCTACCTTCCGTTCAATGGAATTTTATGCCATGGGTGGTCTCTACTACCTGTTTCTGATTACTATTTTCACTTTAGCTGTTAATGCCCTTGAACGGCGTCTTAAAGTAGATGAAATTTAAAGGAGGTGTTTTATTTGATAAAAATTAAAAACCTCAACAAACATTTTGGCTCCCTGCATGTACTACGTGACATTGACCTCAATGTGGGGAAAAGCGATGT
This region of Pelotomaculum schinkii genomic DNA includes:
- the eam gene encoding glutamate 2,3-aminomutase; this encodes MSIPSIEKFEFTNEEKQAIALKRADDLKKRINDYLEKKDEIKTGFDMQEMINFNKERQLGYFDASEENWHDWRWQMANRIKDVFTLARLFGFNDEQCTHIRRVGMRYRWAISPYYASLMEGDCSHDPIRMQSVPSIDEMDSTGYVDPMAEEFTSPAPCVTRRYPDRLIINVTNQCAMYCRHCQRRRNIGEVDQHKPHQNLMAALDYIRENKEIRDVLITGGDALLLSDRKIDWLLGELDNIKHVEIKRLGTRTIVTLPQRITPELCEVLKKHPPIYINTQFNHPREITPESKQACDRLVEAGVVLGNQAVLLKGINNDPHVMKKLNQELLKIRVKPYYIFQAKAVKGTRHFITSVDEGIAVMEKLRGYTSGLAVPTYIINAPNGYGKTPVMPPYILNQGDGKVRMRTWENRLLDYRCLPEGE
- a CDS encoding ABC transporter substrate-binding protein, coding for MIRKTLLHAILVAMLVFAVAGCGGSKESENPTTGEQVKETFSWSCSGQYRPFNYYDEGNNLTGFDVEIGKALAEKMGLEPTPVTAPWDSLINGLQAKRYDAILGSMTITEDRKQQVDFSDPYYVSGGQLFVYKESGIKSVADLKKDTKIGVLTTSTYDEEARKYSQNIINYSSDETALRDLDAGRLQAVITDRFVGKLAIDETGLKNIEMVGDLLFVEEIGIAFRQEDDTLREKVNNALKEIKQDGTYLEISKKYFDQDISK
- a CDS encoding amino acid ABC transporter permease, which produces MHFLSDLITYGPFFFKAMQVTVLLTAASITIGMAIGLLFALLKISKRKLFNRIADIYIGLIRGTPLIVQLFFVYFGLAEIVDFGQFWSASIALAVHSGAYIAEIFRAGIQSIDRGQMEAARSLGMSYPLAMRRIILPQAFKRVIPPLGNQFIIGLKDSSLAAFIAMDELFHLAQRFAASTFRSMEFYAMGGLYYLFLITIFTLAVNALERRLKVDEI